The following coding sequences are from one Pseudoalteromonas carrageenovora IAM 12662 window:
- a CDS encoding PepSY-associated TM helix domain-containing protein — MKSITLKKLFLMHSWVGILTSVLLFIVAFSGALAVLSRPELKIWANPELQSTQIVPSSDINTLVNQYYKQVPSAFGENIHVFMPSGHNFYLLTLVFESHHGDENYSQEVARVFQFHPDSLALVDSYYGPSKEFYANKKTDAPSYIGEFHADLHLGRPIGLILTGFLGLTLLISAVTGLFIHRKMFKELFTFRRSKGLDIAISDAHKVMGIWGSVFNIVIGFTGAFLGLATIILLPAAAFVSFGGDQDKLIETFTAIPEPVVSHIEQPTNIDAILENAKSRFPKAVIIDATIMANNDANAQVYLRLLGGEAVASQLLHYRGDGEFVKSMSSFGDISGISIKVIEVLFPLHFGNFAGIFIKLLWVILGLTTALLPLSGMMMWLSKRTRGSNPTLSVQAYTRWNRFIIGSCGGLVLASFVLFPLQIVLNYSVDGALQNAFFGPVFFYSWLGWLLVSLLPMHHTFYFKLTLLLCGAALSAVMPFNILIGQNNIMNFNSALVVIVDSLFMLIGLTFIWAGLKLKLTKQPILEAQTV, encoded by the coding sequence ATGAAATCAATTACGTTAAAAAAGTTATTTTTAATGCACAGCTGGGTTGGCATATTAACTTCAGTACTATTATTTATTGTGGCATTTAGTGGCGCATTAGCTGTACTTAGCCGACCTGAATTAAAAATTTGGGCTAATCCTGAATTACAATCAACTCAAATAGTACCAAGTAGTGATATAAACACATTAGTTAATCAATATTATAAACAAGTACCCAGTGCATTTGGTGAGAATATCCACGTATTTATGCCAAGCGGTCATAATTTTTATTTGCTGACACTTGTTTTTGAATCGCACCATGGAGATGAAAACTATTCCCAAGAGGTGGCCCGTGTATTTCAGTTTCACCCAGATTCGTTGGCCTTGGTTGATAGCTACTACGGCCCAAGTAAAGAATTTTATGCAAATAAAAAAACAGATGCGCCGAGTTATATTGGAGAGTTTCATGCTGATTTGCATTTAGGTAGGCCTATAGGACTAATTTTAACTGGATTTTTAGGACTTACTCTATTAATAAGCGCGGTCACAGGGTTATTTATTCATAGAAAGATGTTTAAAGAGCTGTTTACTTTTAGGCGGAGCAAGGGCTTAGATATAGCTATTAGCGATGCCCATAAAGTGATGGGAATTTGGGGGAGTGTATTTAATATTGTTATTGGTTTTACTGGTGCATTTTTAGGTCTTGCAACCATTATATTGTTGCCAGCCGCTGCATTTGTCAGTTTTGGTGGCGATCAAGATAAGCTAATAGAAACATTTACTGCTATCCCCGAGCCGGTAGTTAGTCATATAGAGCAACCAACTAATATTGACGCTATTTTAGAAAATGCCAAATCTCGCTTTCCTAAAGCAGTGATTATTGATGCAACAATTATGGCAAACAACGACGCTAACGCTCAAGTATATTTGCGCTTGCTAGGAGGTGAAGCCGTTGCCTCTCAATTATTGCATTACCGCGGTGATGGCGAATTTGTAAAGTCGATGAGCAGCTTTGGGGATATATCAGGTATATCAATAAAGGTAATAGAGGTGTTATTTCCACTGCACTTTGGCAACTTTGCTGGGATATTTATAAAGCTATTGTGGGTAATTCTTGGATTAACAACGGCTCTTTTACCTCTTTCGGGCATGATGATGTGGCTATCTAAACGCACCAGAGGGAGTAATCCTACTTTAAGTGTTCAAGCTTATACGCGTTGGAATCGTTTTATTATTGGCAGTTGTGGTGGATTGGTTTTAGCAAGCTTTGTGCTTTTTCCATTACAAATAGTATTGAATTACAGCGTTGATGGCGCTTTGCAAAATGCTTTTTTTGGACCTGTGTTTTTTTATAGCTGGTTAGGTTGGCTTTTAGTTAGTTTATTGCCAATGCATCACACCTTTTATTTTAAACTTACGCTTTTATTATGTGGCGCTGCGCTAAGTGCGGTGATGCCATTTAACATTCTAATAGGTCAAAATAATATTATGAATTTTAATAGCGCACTTGTTGTGATTGTTGATTCGTTATTTATGTTGATAGGCCTTACGTTTATTTGGGCTGGATTAAAGCTCAAATTGACAAAACAGCCGATACTTGAGGCTCAAACAGTATGA
- a CDS encoding hybrid sensor histidine kinase/response regulator, protein MNFLRRFHDIVSNQALDFESKINKLLIFGLKVFDLELGIVSKVDENSYIVLHAITPDNSLLPGTVFDLQGTYCVHTLGAGSALAFHKASQSAIANHPCYINFQLESYIGAPIKIGDKVFGTVNFSSAKDSLAFNDDAYDYIELFAQWLGSEFARSQTKEQLIKNSNTLLKLESVANIGTWEVDLIENKIYWSEQTKRIHQVSSDYQPVMEGALEFYKEGTSRESISQAVKNATEKGDKWNLDLQIVTAKNEILWISTFGEAEFDGGRCIRLFGTFQDVTESMLLREELKQKQAQAERLLEDRSMLLAKISHELRTPLNGITGMLTTLIDEHSEEVRAEKIKVALRSADILLSIINEVLDFSKINHGELKLEPTDFLLKTIFTDLTSLYTPLFKNTHVSLKVENTIDDTFWAFSDNTRLSQITSNLLSNALKFTENGSVLLKTSIEHAKKSPSLNIEVSDTGRGMSKGFLESLFSPFSQEVDAKNSKGGTGLGLAIVKELVEYMGGTIKVKSTPNEGTTFLLNIPIESGKEQKQDSLITNQDTDGSELSVLVVDDNDINRLVLHASLGKLNIKADSAVDGQDAILKCQQKHYDLIFMDCIMPILDGFEATKQLRADNTCPKQETYIVAITANTSSQDKLACKQAGMDMFISKPFKLPTLEKAVINALEHNQSSANV, encoded by the coding sequence TTGAATTTTTTAAGGCGTTTTCACGACATTGTATCAAATCAAGCTCTTGATTTTGAAAGCAAAATTAATAAGCTTTTGATCTTTGGGCTAAAAGTATTCGATCTTGAGCTAGGTATTGTTAGTAAAGTAGATGAAAACAGTTACATCGTTTTACATGCTATAACCCCCGACAACTCACTTTTACCCGGTACTGTATTTGATTTACAAGGCACCTATTGCGTACATACGCTCGGTGCTGGATCTGCACTTGCCTTTCATAAAGCATCGCAAAGCGCTATAGCAAACCACCCCTGCTACATTAATTTTCAGCTAGAGTCATATATTGGTGCTCCTATAAAAATTGGAGATAAAGTATTTGGCACTGTTAACTTTTCATCAGCAAAAGACTCCCTCGCTTTTAATGACGACGCATACGACTATATAGAGCTATTCGCGCAATGGCTCGGTTCGGAATTTGCGCGTTCGCAAACTAAAGAGCAACTTATAAAAAACAGTAATACCTTATTAAAGCTAGAGAGCGTAGCAAACATAGGTACGTGGGAAGTTGATTTAATAGAAAATAAAATATACTGGAGCGAACAAACTAAGCGTATTCATCAAGTATCAAGTGACTACCAACCCGTAATGGAAGGAGCTTTAGAATTTTATAAAGAAGGAACTAGCCGTGAAAGCATCAGTCAAGCGGTCAAAAATGCCACCGAAAAAGGCGATAAATGGAATTTAGACTTACAAATAGTAACCGCAAAAAATGAAATTTTGTGGATATCTACCTTTGGTGAGGCTGAGTTTGACGGCGGCCGCTGTATAAGATTGTTTGGCACCTTTCAAGATGTAACAGAATCTATGTTACTGCGCGAAGAGCTCAAGCAAAAGCAAGCCCAAGCCGAACGCTTGCTTGAAGATAGGAGCATGCTACTTGCTAAAATAAGCCATGAGCTGAGAACGCCACTTAATGGTATTACAGGTATGCTTACTACATTAATTGACGAGCATAGTGAGGAAGTACGCGCCGAAAAAATAAAAGTAGCACTAAGAAGCGCTGATATCCTACTTAGCATAATTAATGAAGTACTCGATTTTTCTAAAATTAATCACGGTGAATTAAAACTAGAGCCTACCGATTTTTTACTAAAAACTATTTTTACAGATTTAACGTCGTTATACACACCCTTATTTAAAAACACACACGTATCACTTAAAGTAGAAAACACCATTGACGATACTTTTTGGGCATTTAGCGACAACACACGCCTTAGCCAAATAACCTCAAACCTATTAAGCAACGCGCTTAAATTTACCGAAAATGGCTCTGTTTTACTTAAAACAAGTATTGAACACGCAAAAAAATCACCAAGTCTAAATATTGAAGTATCCGACACTGGCCGAGGCATGAGCAAAGGATTTTTAGAATCGCTATTTTCTCCTTTTTCACAAGAGGTTGATGCAAAAAATTCGAAAGGCGGTACAGGGCTTGGCCTTGCCATAGTTAAAGAGCTTGTTGAATATATGGGCGGTACAATAAAAGTAAAAAGTACGCCAAATGAAGGGACTACATTTTTACTAAATATACCAATTGAGTCAGGTAAAGAGCAAAAGCAAGACAGCCTAATAACAAACCAAGATACTGATGGCAGTGAACTGTCTGTACTTGTAGTAGATGATAACGATATCAACAGATTGGTACTACACGCCTCTTTGGGTAAATTGAATATTAAAGCCGACTCTGCAGTTGATGGCCAAGACGCGATTTTAAAATGCCAACAAAAGCACTATGACCTTATTTTTATGGATTGCATAATGCCAATTCTTGATGGCTTTGAGGCAACAAAGCAGCTTAGGGCTGATAATACCTGCCCAAAACAAGAAACCTATATTGTAGCTATAACCGCTAATACCTCATCTCAAGATAAACTTGCTTGTAAACAAGCTGGTATGGATATGTTTATTTCAAAGCCTTTTAAACTACCCACACTTGAAAAAGCAGTTATTAACGCGCTTGAGCATAACCAAAGCTCAGCTAACGTATAA
- a CDS encoding SMP-30/gluconolactonase/LRE family protein: MFDPTVSVFENTQHQLAESPLWHPLLNTLFWVDINKKQLLSKGIKDICRVNTITMPDTLSALAWIDESHLLLSTSTGLYKYHIESHSRELIINIEQDHLKRRSNDGRADPWGGFWLSTMDINAKKGEGKIYRYYKQQLIEVITDLSIPNGLCFDKSRLRGYYCDSLTSCIYVISLNELTGEPCSKPSVFYQFSNTDVDPDGCVLDKCGNLWVAVWDMGCVMCLSPQAELLTTIKLPATKVTCTAFGGKNAETLFVTSAFDEQYKEAKEQQGMIFQISGINNGRFDPPVIV, encoded by the coding sequence ATGTTTGATCCTACCGTATCTGTTTTTGAAAACACACAACACCAGCTAGCCGAAAGCCCGCTCTGGCATCCGCTGTTAAATACGTTGTTTTGGGTAGATATAAATAAAAAGCAACTTTTAAGTAAAGGCATTAAAGATATATGTAGAGTGAATACCATTACAATGCCCGATACACTCAGTGCCTTAGCATGGATTGATGAGAGTCACTTATTATTAAGTACAAGCACTGGTTTATATAAATATCATATTGAGTCACATAGCCGTGAGCTTATTATTAATATTGAACAAGATCATTTAAAGAGGCGTAGTAATGATGGTCGAGCTGATCCATGGGGGGGGTTTTGGTTAAGTACCATGGATATAAATGCTAAAAAAGGTGAGGGGAAAATTTATCGGTATTACAAACAGCAACTCATTGAGGTTATTACCGACTTAAGTATTCCTAATGGTTTATGTTTTGATAAGTCTCGTTTACGCGGATATTACTGCGACTCATTAACGAGTTGTATTTATGTAATAAGTTTAAATGAGCTTACCGGTGAGCCTTGCTCTAAACCTAGTGTATTTTACCAATTTTCTAATACAGATGTTGACCCTGATGGGTGCGTGCTAGATAAGTGCGGTAACTTATGGGTTGCAGTATGGGATATGGGATGCGTTATGTGTTTATCCCCACAAGCTGAGCTACTCACAACGATTAAGCTACCAGCTACTAAAGTAACGTGCACTGCGTTTGGTGGTAAAAATGCAGAGACCCTATTTGTCACTTCTGCATTTGATGAGCAATACAAAGAGGCAAAAGAACAACAAGGCATGATATTTCAAATTTCAGGCATAAATAACGGGCGATTTGACCCCCCCGTTATAGTGTGA
- a CDS encoding SurA N-terminal domain-containing protein, whose protein sequence is MTLIIRKSASSKIIKVIYSLISLIISFVCFANVYGLVGGIITGVACLMCVGLLTAFITGKALKGY, encoded by the coding sequence ATGACACTCATTATACGTAAAAGCGCTAGTTCAAAAATTATTAAAGTAATTTACAGCCTTATTTCATTAATTATATCGTTTGTTTGTTTTGCAAACGTGTACGGTTTAGTTGGCGGAATAATTACAGGTGTTGCATGCTTAATGTGCGTAGGGCTTTTAACCGCATTTATAACAGGTAAAGCGCTCAAAGGTTATTAA
- a CDS encoding patatin-like phospholipase family protein: MNNNKNTLVVEGGAMRGIFAAGVLDEFLNQQHQPFERYFGVSAGATNIAAYLCNQPKRNYTVITDYSCRPEFINVKRFIKGGHLFDLDWLWQETIREIRLKTEVFEQNQPEFYIVSTAINTGAAHYLKATSSEMVEQLKASCAIPIAYRDYPVINNEPMTDGGVADSIPVLKAYEMGAKEITVVLSQPLGYRKKPSKAPWLTKKVYKSYPALIQASLNRSHVYNQSIDFILNPPSDCKMNIIAPPANFRVGRTTKKLKLLNNGYTMGIDAAKDFLR, encoded by the coding sequence ATGAACAATAATAAAAACACTCTTGTGGTAGAAGGCGGTGCCATGCGCGGTATTTTTGCAGCTGGCGTGCTTGATGAATTTTTAAATCAGCAGCATCAACCTTTTGAACGCTATTTTGGCGTATCGGCCGGAGCCACCAATATTGCAGCCTATTTATGTAATCAACCAAAGCGCAATTATACCGTGATTACCGATTATTCATGTAGGCCTGAATTTATAAACGTAAAACGCTTTATTAAAGGTGGTCATTTATTTGACTTAGATTGGCTTTGGCAAGAAACAATACGTGAAATACGCCTTAAAACCGAAGTGTTTGAACAAAACCAGCCCGAGTTTTACATTGTATCTACTGCTATAAACACCGGTGCAGCACATTATTTAAAAGCCACAAGCAGCGAGATGGTTGAGCAACTCAAAGCTTCTTGCGCTATTCCTATTGCCTATCGCGATTACCCTGTAATTAATAATGAGCCAATGACAGACGGCGGTGTAGCCGACTCAATCCCAGTTTTAAAAGCATATGAAATGGGGGCAAAAGAAATTACCGTGGTGCTATCTCAACCGCTGGGCTATCGTAAAAAACCAAGCAAAGCCCCATGGCTTACTAAAAAAGTGTACAAAAGTTACCCAGCGCTTATTCAAGCATCTTTAAATAGGTCACACGTATACAACCAAAGTATCGACTTTATACTAAACCCGCCAAGTGACTGTAAAATGAATATAATTGCGCCACCAGCTAATTTTAGGGTAGGCCGTACAACTAAAAAATTAAAGCTACTGAATAACGGATACACTATGGGTATAGACGCAGCCAAAGATTTTTTAAGATAG